Proteins encoded within one genomic window of Aquarana catesbeiana isolate 2022-GZ linkage group LG03, ASM4218655v1, whole genome shotgun sequence:
- the LOC141133173 gene encoding BAG family molecular chaperone regulator 4-like isoform X1, translating into MEHYANGSYGPAYSQSAMNPSYPGIHPPNPYYQPPPPPPTQPHYTVDPYKQQGGAPQAPSHWGYPQQPPQYQQYPAPPGMPQQSPQNENWNMYGAHNPYQWPPAPPPPHNPNSGHYMAGGRPPWTGGDVPPGVYDMKDPSQTSNYNHQRPYPGYPSNISQPGPTPEPKPNPPASIAPPNPHYSASPQMYNRKDPSNQETSPRAKEANASPADPSSAHPGIVKISEVLEKVVELEKEVDEFVGRKTDMSYRCLEELLTKQLLELDSVETGGQDGVRQARKEAVRKLQLILERLERKGL; encoded by the exons atGGAGCACTATGCCAATGGCTCATATGGACCAGCCTATAGTCAGTCTGCAATGAATCCTTCTTATCCTGGGATTCACCCACCCAATCCCTATTAtcaaccacctcctcctcctcccacgcaGCCTCATTATACTGTGGATCCTTATAAACAACAAGGCGGTGCACCGCAAGCCCCTTCACATTGGGGTTATCCTCAACAGCCTCCCCAATATCAACAATACCCCGCTCCTCCG GGAATGCCTCAACAGAGCCCACAAAATGAAAACTGGAACATGTATGGAGCCCACAACCCATACCAGTGGCCCCCAGCACCCCCTCCTCCACACAACCCAAACAGCGGCCATTATATGGCTGGTGGCAGACCACCATGGACAGGAGGAGACGTACCACCAGGAGTTTATGATATGAAG gATCCATCTCAGACATCCAACTACAACCATCAAAGGCCCTACCCTGGCTACCCCTCAAATATCTCTCAACCAGGGCCAACACCGGAACCCAAGCCTAACCCACCTGCCTCGATAGCCCCACCCAACCCTCATTACAGCGCCTCTCCTCAAATGTACAACCGGAAAGATCCTTCAAACCAAGAAACCAGTCCTAGAGCCAAAGAAGCTAATGCTTCTCCAGCTGATCCTTCAAGCGCCCATCCTGGCATTGTGAAGATCAGCGAAGTCTTGGAAAAGGTGGTGGAACTGGAGAAGGAGGTGGATGAGTTTGTAGGTAGAAAGACTGACATGAGTTACCGATGTTTAGAAGAGTTATTAACAAAGCAGTTATTAGAATTAGATTCTGTAGAAACTGGTGGTCAGGACGGTGTTCGTCAGGCACGGAAAGAAGCTGTGAGGAAGCTGCAATTGATTCTGGAGAGGCTAGAGCGGAAGGGTTTGTGA
- the LOC141133173 gene encoding BAG family molecular chaperone regulator 4-like isoform X2 — MGMPQQSPQNENWNMYGAHNPYQWPPAPPPPHNPNSGHYMAGGRPPWTGGDVPPGVYDMKDPSQTSNYNHQRPYPGYPSNISQPGPTPEPKPNPPASIAPPNPHYSASPQMYNRKDPSNQETSPRAKEANASPADPSSAHPGIVKISEVLEKVVELEKEVDEFVGRKTDMSYRCLEELLTKQLLELDSVETGGQDGVRQARKEAVRKLQLILERLERKGL; from the exons ATG GGAATGCCTCAACAGAGCCCACAAAATGAAAACTGGAACATGTATGGAGCCCACAACCCATACCAGTGGCCCCCAGCACCCCCTCCTCCACACAACCCAAACAGCGGCCATTATATGGCTGGTGGCAGACCACCATGGACAGGAGGAGACGTACCACCAGGAGTTTATGATATGAAG gATCCATCTCAGACATCCAACTACAACCATCAAAGGCCCTACCCTGGCTACCCCTCAAATATCTCTCAACCAGGGCCAACACCGGAACCCAAGCCTAACCCACCTGCCTCGATAGCCCCACCCAACCCTCATTACAGCGCCTCTCCTCAAATGTACAACCGGAAAGATCCTTCAAACCAAGAAACCAGTCCTAGAGCCAAAGAAGCTAATGCTTCTCCAGCTGATCCTTCAAGCGCCCATCCTGGCATTGTGAAGATCAGCGAAGTCTTGGAAAAGGTGGTGGAACTGGAGAAGGAGGTGGATGAGTTTGTAGGTAGAAAGACTGACATGAGTTACCGATGTTTAGAAGAGTTATTAACAAAGCAGTTATTAGAATTAGATTCTGTAGAAACTGGTGGTCAGGACGGTGTTCGTCAGGCACGGAAAGAAGCTGTGAGGAAGCTGCAATTGATTCTGGAGAGGCTAGAGCGGAAGGGTTTGTGA